In one Planktothrix tepida PCC 9214 genomic region, the following are encoded:
- a CDS encoding carbon dioxide-concentrating mechanism protein: protein MDTNRQNSGSSERSVQNEFRDMALGLVSTQSFPAIVGTADMMLKSAGVHLVGYEKIGGGHCTAIVRGKISEVRLAVETGAQTAKQFGQFISTLVIPRPFPNLEIVLPISSRLSHLTNGGASHRLSNQAVGLLETRGFPAMVGAADAMLKAADVRLMSYERIGAGLCTAIIRGPVSDVAMAVEAGMFEAERIGELNAVMVIPRPLEDLDQTLPLASCWIEQRQPLRVPINVKEPEKEVVQLPDLQKLEVPVEEEYF, encoded by the coding sequence ATGGACACAAACAGACAAAATTCCGGTTCTTCTGAACGCTCCGTTCAGAACGAATTTAGAGATATGGCTCTGGGTTTAGTTTCGACTCAGAGCTTCCCGGCGATTGTGGGAACGGCTGATATGATGCTCAAGTCCGCCGGAGTTCATTTAGTGGGATATGAGAAAATTGGGGGGGGACATTGTACAGCGATTGTCCGGGGAAAAATTTCTGAGGTACGGTTAGCGGTGGAAACCGGGGCGCAAACCGCTAAACAATTTGGTCAATTTATCTCTACATTAGTGATTCCTCGACCGTTTCCCAATTTAGAAATCGTGCTTCCCATTAGTTCCCGATTATCCCATCTCACTAACGGGGGGGCAAGTCATCGTTTGAGTAATCAGGCGGTAGGATTACTAGAAACACGCGGATTTCCGGCGATGGTAGGGGCGGCGGATGCCATGTTAAAAGCAGCAGATGTGCGTCTGATGTCCTATGAACGCATTGGGGCGGGGTTGTGTACGGCGATTATTCGCGGCCCGGTGTCCGATGTGGCGATGGCCGTTGAAGCGGGAATGTTTGAAGCCGAACGCATTGGCGAGTTAAACGCGGTGATGGTAATTCCGCGACCGTTGGAAGATTTGGATCAAACCTTACCGTTAGCCAGTTGTTGGATCGAACAACGTCAACCGTTGAGAGTACCCATTAATGTGAAGGAACCGGAGAAAGAAGTTGTTCAACTCCCCGATTTACAAAAGTTAGAGGTTCCGGTGGAAGAAGAATATTTTTAA